DNA from Cynocephalus volans isolate mCynVol1 chromosome 2, mCynVol1.pri, whole genome shotgun sequence:
TATTTGTTCAGAGGAGAGCTTCTCCTCGCTTTAGTTTTGAACAAAACCAAAGCAGAGGTCTTTCCAATGGAAATGCCTCTCCAGGACACCCTGGCTGATGAAGGAGTGCAAGTGGCTGTCACCCAGTGGGGAGACAGGGTGGCCTGAGACGTGCCCAGCGCCCTCTGCATGGCAAACTCCTGCCTGCCACTCCCACTCCCGCAGACACGTGTGGGTGCAGATGGGTAAAGGCTGCCCCAAGTGGGGAGCCCCTTGTTAAGTTTGGCTGACCCAAAGGGAGATTTGCAGTTGGGAGCGGGGTGGGGAGCAGGACTCAAGAATGGGCAGCTCACAGCTGTCCCTAGGAAAGTGTCTTTGAAGCCATGTATATGGAGCCTGCTGACCAATTGGGCAGACGCTGCCAAAGTCTTCACATACTTGTACTAGATGCCCTTTGAGGCTTGGGGTGGGCCCTGGCCACTCCCTCCCCTCTTCAACCAGCCTCATGGGAATGGGTTCCTGCAGTCCAATTACTGAGCCCCCAGTCACTTCACACCAGCAGGACAATCATGTCCAGGAAGAACAGGTCCAGTCTAGGGCCAGCACCTGGAAATGCATGGGCGTGACCTCGGAGAGGTGGCACCCAGGCTGCCACTGCCACATAGGATTGATGAGCCAGGCAGCATAGAAGGCAGTGATTGCCACAAACACACTGGGACAGGCACAGAAGGTGGGTGGGGGATAGAACCCAGGCTACGCGCATTTCCCGTTCGTCTTGTGTCCAAGTTAGCAGCCTTGACGCTGACCGGCTGTCAGCTTTTCCTGCTGAACTCAGGAAGGGAGGGATCAAAGGGTTCCTCTGGCCCCATCCCTGGTGCTGAGTTAATGGGGAGAGGTCCCTCAACCACCTGGCCTGGGAAAAGTGCTTCACAGACAGGTTTCAAGATGACTCATGACCACTGTCATTGTGCTCCCTGTCCAGGTCACTCCATAGGGACCCTTACAGGGAATAAAGTCAATAAACAGGGGAAAATGCAGGCCTGGGCTAGGGCCAGGCCAGGGGAAATGCTAGAAGCCCCGAGCTGCCTGTTTTTGTCTTTCCATGATCCCATCCAGGTCAAGGACTTCTACCCCTCCCAGCCCCCAACAGACGGTCCTGTCTTTACCATTATTTCCGGTTACCATAGAAATGGACACCGGACAAGCATCGGTCCTGGAAACAGGTCAGGGCGTGGGCCCGAGTTGTAGAATAGGGACAACTGCGGACATGAGGAATTGAAATAAAAGACAGGACGCACACCTGGGGCTGGTGCCGCCAGCGCTGGGGAGGCTGGATGAAGCGGGGCGGGGCTAGAGTGGGGGGACGTGCGCAGGCCGGGGAGCCGGGAGCGGGCGCGGGCGGGAGAGGGGGCTGGGAGAAGCGCTGGAGGGGGCCGGGGAAAGGCAcgcggagggggaggggcaggtacAGCAGGGACCAGATCTGCAGCCGGCGGGGCCTGGGTCTGGGGAAACTCTGAAGTTCCCGAGTCGTCCCCGAGTGGCACTCCCCGAGATCCCCCGCGCGATCTCACTGGGCACAAAAAAAAGGACAACGCGAGCAGCTTCCAAAAGACGCAAAACCGTTTATCAAGTCAGCGCCGGCGCGGTATCTACAGTATCTACACATATCTACACGTATATACGTATCTACACAGCCTGCAGGCGGGGCTCTCCGGTAGTCTACACTGCAACTGCCGGCCTGACCGGGGGCGACGCGGTCTCGGGGAGAACAATAAATACCACTTCCTTCCGCCTCTGACCGGGCGCTTTGGCACTGGCGGGCGGGGACCCCATGGCCCTTGGGGCTGGGGGAAAACCCGCGGTGGCTCCGGGGACTGGGAGACCAGACACTGCGGCAGCCCTCGGGGCTGCAGGGTGGAGGTCCCCATGGCTTCGcggctggggaaggggaggccCGCGATGGCCCCCGGGGCTGGGGAAAGTGTTCTTTGATGGCCCTTGGGGCTGGGTGGCCTGGGCCCCGCCGGTCCTCGGGCTGTGCGGGGCTCCTGCGGGGGCCGGGGCGGAGCGCGCCGGCGGACGCCCGTATTATCTGGGGCAGTAGTCGTAGGAACCGGGCGGCGCGGCCCCGGCCGATGAGTACATGttggcggctgcggcggcggcggcggcggcggcagcggcggcggcggcggcggccgggctCACGGCGGGGTGGTGGTGGTGCGGGTGCGCGTGCGGATGCGGGTGGTAGCCGTGGCCGCGCAAGCCGGGCAGCGGGTAGGGCGCAGGCCGGCTCTTGGCCCCGAGGTAGTGGTCGTAGGCGGCGGCCGGGTACTTGTAGGGGTGGTGGTGCAGCGGCTCCGACGCGCCGGGCGTCTCCAGGCGCAGCTCCGGGTGCGGGGGGCTGGGCCGGCCTCCAGGCGCGCCGGGCAGCGGGACGAGGCCGCCGGCGCCGCCGGCCCCGGGCAGCGCGGGGCTCAGCACCCGCGCCAGCAGCTGCGGCGGATGCGCCGGGTCCCCGAGCACGGCCGGCACGCCCGCGTCGCGCTCGAATTCTCGCCGGGCCTCCGCCGCGTCTGCGAGGAGGGCCGAGGGATGAGTGCGGCCGGCCGGGCCCGCCGAGGAGACCCGCAGAGAGCGACGCGGGCCTACGCGAGGAGCAGGCACGATGCCGCGCTCAGGCACCCCCCGCCCCTTCTCTGCTAACCTGCCCGAGCCCCTGCACCGCCGGCGCCCCGTGCCCTCCCCAGGGGTCCGCGCCCCTCCGCGGGCGGCAGCAGCGGGCGGGACGCGCGGGCGGGGCGCAGCCGTCGGGCCGGGCGGGCGAGTGCGCGCTTGCCCGCCGCCACGGCCGTTGTGCAACCAGCGCGAAGGCCGCGAGCAACCCAGGGGCGCAGGCGAGGCCGGGCGCGGCCGCTGCCCCGGGGCGGAGAGCGCGCGGGGCCGCTGCCCGGATCCCACGACCCCGGCCCTACCTTTCTCCGCGCCGTTGGGCTGCGTGGGGGAGGCCACGGGGTTCCGCGAGCGCGCGAAGGCGCTCATGAGCGGCAGCGCGCCGGGCCGGTGGTTCCGGGGCCTGCGGGAGGGAGGTGGGTCAGGGCGGCGCCCCAGCCAGGCGCCCGCGCGCTCACTCTCTTCGGAGGACACTCACCAGTCCTCAGGATCGCAATCCCGGAAGCCTTTGGCGAACGGGTTGCTGGCAATCTTGAGCTGCGTGATCTGCAGGGAAGGGGGCGTGAGCAAGCGGCTCAAGCCCCACAGCCCGGGGCTACCCGACCTCGGCAGAGGATAGGAGGGAGTTAGGAGGGGCTCGCCCAGGAAGGGCGTCTGCACCGTGGACAAGAACCAGCCCACAATCTGCCCCCTCCCCAAAGGAGGTTGTGCCTCCTTCCTGTAGCTGGGGGTCTGGGGACCCCCCTCTCACTAGGTCCTCCTCTTTGCCACCCCAAGTGAAAAGGTATGGACACCCTGAGTCCCTGGCTGGAATGGGAATATGTTCACCTCCACCCCCCACTGCAGTGGTGGGAGCAGAGCGGGCGCCCTAGGAATCTGGGTAAACCTCGGATCAGGCCCCTGATGGGGAGTTTCCGGAATGGTTTGGAAAACAAACTTTAAGGCCGCAGTGACAGTTGCTGCTAGAGAGGTCAAGCTGATAGGAGGCTAGGCCAGCCTGCCACAGGAGGAAGGGGGCAACTTGAGGCCTTTGGGGGTGGGGCTCCAATTGGGTCCTGCTCCACTGGGACCCACAGCCAGCAGATCCAAGCTGTCTGTTCCCCAGGCAGCGACTAAAAATTGCACCCCCACTCCCAGAAGTGTGAATCTGCTCATCCCCAGGGCCTGAACACAGGCCCCCTCACCCGGTGGTTCTGGTAAGCAGTGACCGCGGTGAAACGTGTCTCCTCAAACACAAAGGTTTTGAAGTTCTCCTCAGCGTATTTCTCGCTATCTTTGCGAGGGTCTACATAAACGACGTGGAAGCGGGGCTGGTATCTGTGCATGGAGTTGAGAATAATCTGGAAGACAAGGCTCAGATAAGCTGGGGATCAGCTCCAGCGGTGGGGTTGAGCTGAGTTGAGGATCCCGGGTTGGAGCCAGGAAACGGGCTGAGGTCTGAGTAGGCAATCAAGTTCCTAGATAACTTGGGCAAAACCCTTAATTCCCGAGATGAGGCTGGGCCTTGGGGCCTGAGTAGAGGCTGCAACATTGAGGGCCgctggaaaagacattacaaGTGACAAAAGACTGATTGAGGTTTACATTCTCATTTTTTAGATCCCCAACAATTGCTTCAGGGCCTGCAGGGGGTGGTCGCTTCAGAGAGGAGCTCAGCCTGGCAGAAAAGCAGCCTCACTGGCCTGGATTCCACAAAACCTGCCACCTCCATCCCTCTTGCACAGCCCCATCCTTGCCAGTTAAAAAGCCTCTCGAATAAGATCAGGAGTGGGGTAAGGGAAGGAGACTTACCCCCTCTCCCAGGCCCAAGGCCCACTAGGCCATGTGAGACCCTGACTGGAAGCCCTCTGTGCTTGGCCCGTCCCTCATCTGCACTCTGGTGCTGCCCGAGTTCTGTCTCTGCTTGGCAGGGACACTCCAGAGGGCCTGCAATGGGGATAGCCCGGGAGCCTGGGGACAGGGGTCGCTCACGTGGCCGTTGTCATCTAGCAGGTTGTTGGTCAGCTTGAGCTTGTCGAACGACACGATTTGTTTCATCCACTGTGCACCCTTGGCAGGCGAGTCAGGGTGGTAGTGCACACGGCCCGGCGTGGCAGGGTCTGCCTTCCCGGCCACCAGCCAGGAGGAGCTGTGGAAGGCGTACCTGGAGCAGCATTGGGTTGGAGGGTCACGATGGGTTGGGGTGAACGAGAGGGCCTTGCCCCATGTGCCGGGTGAACCCCAAAAGTGCCTTGAGGAGTCTCCCTACTCGTGAAATTGAGCCCTCTGATATCACACAGGCTGGGAGTTTTTCTGAGGGAATTGTGGTTAAAACAGGAAATTCCCACCTGCCCCTGATACACAAAGCAAGCAGGAACCGGGCACCCCACGGGACGCCAAGGGAAAAGGCCAGGCTCTTCTCATTTCGCTGCACCCGGGTCCACCCTATGCGGACGCAGAGGGAGCCGATGTAGATTTGGCTTTGCCAGTGGCCTCAGGCGCAGGGCAGTCCAcgtttgctttattaattgctgttAATTGTCCGGGTGACTGAGGCGCGCCCTACATAATCTGTGCCGGCCACCCCACCTTTCCGGCCCAGCTCTGGGACCCAGTGTTccctggggatgggggaaggggacaaGGTGCTTATGCTTGCCTCCTGGGAGAGACCCAAAAAAAATAAGCTGGGGGCTGTGTGCTTGGCCCACCCGCTGCCTCAGGCCAAGCCGGCCCAGGGGCATCAGAGCTGTCTCCGATCTGCAGCTCCCAACCTCCTCAGGCCGTTCAGAGAGTGAGAGAgcgtggggtggggtgtgtgggtCTGGGGTACaatggggacaggggagggagcAGGGCAGATGGCGCAGGTGCCTGGGATGACCCAGTCACTAAAGAGTTTCATGGGTGGGTGGCCCTTGGAGTTGGTCACCAGGCAGGGACCAGCCACTTCCCTAGGCACCCTCCCAGGTCCTGCGCACACATGGCCCCAGTGGCCCTACAGACTCACTCACCGGTAGCGCTTGTCATCCACCGGCACGAAGTCCATGAGCAGCATGTAGTCGGCCATAGGGTCCATGCCGAAGAGTTTCACTTGGAACGTGGGGAACATTCGCCTGGGGGTAGTGAGGCCTTGTGTCACCTCAGATGGGGAGGGCAGGGCCGCTCCATCTTGACCCATTGGGGACTGGGGGTCCCTCCACTCGGCCCTTTCCTCTGGTGCATTACTGTATTCAACCCAGACTTGCAGTCCCATCTCCCCTTGCTCAGCTGCCCTAACTCCGGTAGTTCCCTACTCAACCACAGGCAAGTGAAGCGGCCGGGCAGCACCCTGGGCCCTTTTCTGAAACACAGAATGGCTAAACCAGAGCTAGAACCAAGCCTCGGAGCCCCAACCTTCTTCCACCACCTCTGGCTGCAGAGACCCAGCCTTGCCCTTGCTGATTCCTCAGCCTCTCGGACCTAGCCTCGGCCAGCAGCAGGGCGCCTAAGATCCGGTCCCGGAGCTTCTCTGCCCTTGCCTGAGCCTCCCTAGCTCGATCTAAGCCGCTCCCGGCTCCAACAAAGTGAAACCGGGTAGTCTGTGTAATTCCGAGGAGTCCCCGTTGCCCCTTCTGCTCGGTCTGCGACTGTTCTCCAATCCCCCCAGCGAGGCCAAGGCTTCGGAGCCCATAATCACCAACTCTCAAGCCCTGGGCCCCATGCTGGAGTCTCCCCACCTTCTTCGGGGACATAGGCAAGTTCCCGCTCCCTGCGAGACACATAACCCCGAGATGCAGCTGCCCAAGGTGGACTTGGATTACGTCTTCACGGTTCCCCAAATCTCCCCTCCTCTGGACCCTGACTCGGTGACGGATCAGGGCCCATCCATCTCCTGGATGGGCCCTTGGCCAGCCCTCGCCTAACGGCACAGCAGTTCAGGTCCCTGGGCTCTGGAGGACAGCGTGCAGCTTGTCCCCCTCTTGCCCTTCCCACCGTCTCGCCTCCCAGGCAATGCCCGGCAGGCGGTGGGCAGAAAACAGACGCCAGGAGCCAGTCCTCTGATCCAGGCCTCCTGCCACTGTCACCCAAAGCCACTGCAGGCTGGAGGGTGCTGCAGAATGTCGGCTCCTGAGGGGAAGCCCGGCTGCCGCCAAGGCCCTTGCTGGGCTGGCCTGGGCAGGAGGTCGGGCCGCTGTCCTCAGGAGGGCCCATGTGCCTGGGAACAGCAAGGAGAGTTCAGAGAAAACTCACAGAGCTGGGGCCGAGCTCAGGCCCCAGGCTCCCTGGGGAGGACGGCCTCAGCAAGGAAACAGAAACCGCAAGAAGATTTTGCAAACAGGCCCTGGGCTCCCCTTGGCTGTGTGGACACGGAGCTGGTGTGTACATTAGACACAGCCCAGCACCCGCCTTTGTCTGCTGGTCAAATCGGATGCATCTGCAAAACTTGTTCCCCTTCTCTCTGGGCCCTTAAAACAAATACAGGCCAATTGGAAGGTGGCAGGCGCGTTTGCGGCAGAGCCAGGCCCCCCCAACCACACGAAATTTAGGCCGAGCAAAACTGGGTAGCAACTCCACTGAACAGAGCACACTGTTTTTAAGGGTCTTAATTCTCTCCTCAAATTTTCCAGGCAATTGCTCGACTGCTGCTCTTTCGGAAACCCAAACCAGAGTTTCTTTTGAAGTGGGATCCACCGGGAGCCGGCTGGGCAGCGAGGCCTCTCAGACTGGGTTCGCTCCGAGTCGGCTCCTGCTTCCCAGCCACTCAGCGTCCTGGGGCTGCGGGCTGGCGGGCTGGTCCCGCGGGGCTTCTCTCCGCCCGCCTTCTCCAGTCGCCTTGCCGCCCGTGCTGTTCCCTCCCAGCCCGGCGCGCCGGGCGGCTGTCGCCGGAGCCGGGACCGCGGAGAACCAAGGAGGCGGCAGGGCCGAGAAGGGTCTGCAGGTGGCCGGGCCGCGCCCCCCACCCGGCTTCTCGGCCCCACTCGCGCGGATCCGACCAAGGCGCGCGGCGCGAGAGCGGCAGCACGTGGGGAGGGTCGCGGCGCGGGGAGGGGCGCCCTGACCTGCCGGCCTTGGTGACGATCATCTCGGTGCCCAGCTGATTGAACTCGTCCCACAGCGCCTTCATCTCCAGCTGCACGCTCACGCTGGCCACCTTTGCGTTCTTCTTCACCGGCGCCTTGGCGGAGGCCGCGCAGCTTGCCCCGGGACCCTCGGGCTCGGCGGCGGCGCTGGTGGCGGCCCCGGCGGCCGGCGCGAACGGGTAGGCGTGCGGCGGCGGTGGCGGGCCCGGGGCgccgggggcggcggcggcggcggcggcggcggcgcacGGTTCGtagcgcggcggcggcggctcgcGCGGGCCGTACGGGTCGGCGCCCGGCGACGCGGCGCCCGGGAAGCCCCCCGCGGCCCCCAGGCTGCTCAGACTGCTGGCCGTGAAGGCTGCAACGTCGCAGAAGTGCGAGAGCTgcgtgagccacgggctggacACGGCGGAGATCATGACCcgcgggccgccgccgccgcccccgccgccgagGTGAGCGCTGCCCCGCGCCGCGGGCCGAGTGGCGGGCGCTGCGCTGCGTGCGCCCCGGGCCGCGCCGCCCCACACCGCGGGCCGGCCCCGAGGaggcgccccgccccgccccgccccgcgccccccCCCCGCGCCGAGACAATGGCCTcgctcccctccccccgcccctcccccgctccttcccccctccccggcCCCCGGCCCGCCCGCCGCGGCTCGCTCGGGCCCGGGCCCCCCGACCGCCCGGACCGGCTCCCCGGAGCTCCGGGCGCGTCCGCGGCCCCTCGCTCTGCCGTCCCTCCCGCGTTAcgtttctcctttctctctctcgaGCCTTCTACTTCCAATTTGTTTCTTTACCTTTGTCTTCCTCATTTAAATCCCCCGCCCCGTCATCTCTCCTGTCCCAGTATCTCTTtagtttctctttatttctgtttcaccTCCGCCTCTACTTCTTCCCCCCGTGCTCTTTCCACTCAGTTTCATCACTCCTCGTTTTTCTTTTAGTCTgtcctctttcttttatttctgtatgtCTTTCTGTTATTCATGATtttcgatttttaaaaaaataaaaactgaagtttttttctttttctttttcttttttgacttgaCTTTTTGTCTTAAaactttccttcattttctcactTCTCTTTCGTTCTtgctctctatttctttttcgtctttcttttctctttccctccttcttttcagattttctgtgttttccctccttttctaaatttttctcctGGCTGCCCTCACcgctttctttttctcctttccccgTGTTCCCTGATTCTCTTGCATTCTGTTCTCTTACCAactttcctcccacctctccaAGCTCATGGCCACCTCTGCTCTCCTTCCCGGCCTCCACTCGCCCTCTTCTGGGACTGTCTAGCTGTGTGCCCATCTCCAAAGCTGGGCCCCCAGGCTGGTGGGTGGATATGCTTTGGGCAGGATACCCGCCCTTCCTCTCTGCCCGAGTGGCAGGCAGCAGCCTGGAACCCACCACACCGGGAACTCCCTGTACCTACTCTGCACCCAGGGCACTATAGCAGCCGAAGCAGGGGTTGGCAGGCAGGCCGGTGTAGACGCGACGAGGAGGCTCACCTTCCATGTCCCTGGTGACGGTGCTGAAGTGCATCCCGGCCGGGGATCCTGGCAGCCAGTGAAGCTTTACCCGGTGATCGGAGGACCAGGGGCCCCCGTGGGCGGTACCCTTCGCAGCCTCGGCTGCAACCAGAGAGGCAATGCTGAACGCACTGGCCCGGGGAGATAGTGGGCTCCGCGCGTCCATAGGCGCCCGGCGGCCTGGCCGGCGCCGCCTCTGACTGCGTGCGCCCAGCAGCCGCACtgcgcccagcccagcccagcccacggggccgggggcgggggccTGTGGTGCCACTCACAGCCGCCAGCCCCAGGCCCAAGGGATTATGGCGTCACAGACCCCCCACTTGAGGCCAGTAGCTGCGAGGGGCCCAGACGGGTGGAGCACCCTGGAAGTGCGGGACCCCCCTGCTTTTCAAGTTCCCTGACCCTCGCCTTGCTCCCAGGGACCTCTGTGACCAATGCCCCTTGAACATCCCGCTGCTCCTGCTGAGACCGGCCTCCCTCTGCACAGTGAAGCCACCTTCAGCTTCTACAGCCCCAGAGGAGAGGTGACTATGCTGGGAACACCCAGCCCCAGCCCGAAGTGGCAGGGCACCAATGCAGCACGGAGGGGCTGCctgggcccagccctgcccctgtccttggcccctcctgcctccacctcctccccagcTGCCCCTGCACCTGGATGAGGAGAGGGAAGCTTGGGCTCCCACGCTGGCCCCAGGCAGATAGCCCCAGGGCTGCGGTGTCCTCCGTTCCTCGATGCAGTAGGACAGGACCCAGACCAGCAAATGTTCCACAGCCCCCTTAGGTTGGCTCGCTGTCGTGGCAGGAGACCTGAGTCGAAGGACACCGCCCAGGCCGCGCAGCCCGGGAGCCCGAGCGTCACGCGCACCCGCGCGCACCGCCCGCCTCTGGCCAGGACGCTTATACATCCGGAGGGTGGGCAGTGCCCGCTCCTCCGACCTCCCCGCGCACCGGCCGGGtgcagggagggccaggggcGGGGCCTGGCCGGCCAAGGGAGCTGAGGACACGTCGGAGAAGTTCAGGCGGCCAGGCGGGTGCTGCCCACTCGCCACCCTGCAGCCAGCCTGCCTGCTGGGGAAGGCCCACTGCTGAGGTGCCCGACCAGGCCCGGCAGAGCGAGGTGAGGTTGGCCCCTCAGTCTCAGGGGCACTAGGCCCAGATATCCCCAACCCTAAGGCCTGAGTTGGCCTGTGCATTCCTCCCACCTACTGTCTCTGGGCAGCCTCTAACCAGTTCAGCACATCCATTGCCTTCCTGTCCCGGGTCTCTCCAGCTGGGTGTCAAGCCTGGAGCCTTCCTGCATCCCAGAACTTCCCCTGGTCCTGCAATGAGGTGCTGGTGGTTAGGGCCTTGGTTTCCAAGGCCTATCTGCATACAACGTTGTTGTAGGCCTTTTCCTGCACTGCTTGGGATGGGAGTGGGAGGCAGCCAGCCTCTCCCAGGGTGTTTACAATCTCAGGGCCTCAGAACCTGGGCTGGAGAGGGTGCTGGCAGAGAGCCGGGAAGGCCCTGGAAGTGGGGATGCGAGAGTGGGCTTTATCGGGAAGGGACTGGGTCTAGGCCTGAGGTCCAGGAAGGAGCCTGAGGCCAGGAGTGCGGTGAGTGAGCATGCAAGTAGTGCTGTGTGTAGGGCGAGCCCCTGGCCTGCAGCTGGAGCCTTGTGGGCCATGTTGGAAGCGGGAAGCTGTTGCCAGGACACTCCCAAAGCCCTGAGTGGCCATTCGAGGctgtgatggtgacagtgacctgtGTCACTCAGTGACTGTGTCACTGAGGAGGCCCAGGGGCAGGTCCCGGGGGGAGTGCAGTTCATCAACAGGCTGGGCTCCAGgccccttttcctcttccctggGCAGGGCCAGCCCATTGCCCCCAGGACCCCAAGAGGAGCTGCTCCTGCTGGAGGAGAGGGCCGGGCTGGGGACAGGTGGGAGAGGCGTTGGTTGGCATAGGTCACGGTAGTGTTGCAGGGGATGTGAGCAGTGCTGGTGGAATGCACCTAGGGAGGTGTTCAGGGCAGTGTCACCAGGTTCCCAGGACTCTGGGTCCTGCAGGCTGCACTTGgatccctgtgtgtgtgtgggcggaggggggggggtgaggggatTCCTGCATGTGATTTTGCATTATCCAGGGTGCCTACTGCCCCAACATGTTGGGGTGCCCGATGTTGTGTCCTGTGCACCTGAGGGAGCCTTCCCCATGTGCACACACCTGAGATCAGCGGCCAGATGTTGAGCCTGTGGCTGAGGCCAGCATTGAGAAGAGAGAAGTGAAAGTGAAAAACCCTGGGGCTTCCTGGAGACTCCTGGTCAGCCCCCTGGGGCACCGTCCTGAGACCTCTGCACCCAAGGTGGTGGGGGCAGCAGAGTTCTCCCAGGACCCCATTAACCCCTTCGTGCTCCAGCCGGGACCTGCGGGACTGGGCTGGGTCGGTAAACACGTCAGAACAGAGAGGACGTGGTCAGGGTGGAGGAAACCCTGGTCGACCAGAGGGGCGctgggaggaggtgagggggCCCACCCAGCCCGCTCCATCGGACGGCTGACCCGTCCCACCCGCTGCCGATACTCACCCCGCTGCTTAACGCCGGGTCCCTCCGGATCCCTTGGTGAAAGGGACCCGAAGCCCTCGAAGCGCCAGGTCTACTGAGCCACCACCTCCACCGCCCACCGGGGCAGGGTTCCTCAGACCTTCCCGCCCTCCTTGGGCGCCGCACCGCCCTCTAGTTCGGAGCTTCGCCGCGCCCCGCAACCCGCCCGCGTTCCTcgccgcccgccgccgccccATTCCTGGCGCCCGCCCGCATCCCGGAGAGAGCGCGCCCGCCGGGCGGCCCTACGCCCCGCGCCCGCCGGTTCCGCACGCGCCCGCAGCGCCCCGGTGCGACCCCGCTGCCCCGCGCCGCGCCCGCGGGAAGTGTTCCTCCTTCACCTGGACCGGCCGCGGCTCCCTTCCGCCTCGCTCCCCCTGCCGGCCGCGCCGTCCTTACCGTGAGGCAGGAGGCCTGGCTGGGAGCCGGCCTTGGTGGACCCGGAGGGTTAGGCGCGGCCGCGGGTCGGGCGCTGCCCAGGTCTGACTCCGCGCGGTGCACGGCTGGGGTCTGGACTGGGCGGCCTGATCCTTCGCGTGCGACGCAAAGTGAGGACAAGACCCGCATTTCTCCACGTCGGGGGCTGCCACATGGGGTCTATGATGAGACCATTTTACAGACTCTTAAAGCCGAGGCTCAGCTTTGACTAGCAACCGGTAGGTAAGGGGTAGGGGCCAGAAGCTGGGCTGAGTGCGGGAGCCTGGAGGGGCGGGATGGGGCCGAGGACATGGCCGCAGCCTTTGTCTTGCCCTCTGACACCTGAGCAGTGTCCCGCGTGGGTGCTCAGCTGCACCCCAGGACTGCCCCGGGAGCCATTCTCCGCCCCAACGTCTTGGGAGTTGCGTCTGAAGCAAGTCCTAATTTAGGAAGTTTTCTCCCCAGCGCCAGGGGCAGCCCCTGAAGAATCTTGGCTGCCCCCACTGTCTGCCCTGGGCACACGTGGCTCCCCCAGGAGAGCTGACAGACAGGCGTCctcacccccgcccccacctttGGGACCCCACTCCTCACTTCTCGTCCCTCCTAGCGCCGTACCCAGCCCTCGGAGTTCACTCAGCACCGGCTCTGTTCGCAGCCCGGGAGGGACCCGTGCATCCTCGTGCGTCTCTGGCGGGTCCACAGCCCACCGCTTCGAGTTCGTGTGCTCCCCGGGCAAAGTGCGTCGGCCTGCGCCCCCGGCGCTGGTCCCAGGCCTGACACGCACATAGATGGGCCCGTGCCCGCGCGGCTGGCCCATAGGATGCCACCACCGGGAGTGGCACCCGGGGGTGTACCCTGCACTGGGGACCCCAACCTCTAGGAATCAGAGCGTGGAGGAGGCAGAACCGGTCTGCATCCCCCAGGGCGctgaaggaagcagagagaggggcCGAGCTTTACTTGACTCCGCTAATTCGTTTCAGGATTGAGAGCCGGCAATTGCCTCCAGCGCCCGCCTGGACGCGGCCTCGGGGTCTGG
Protein-coding regions in this window:
- the TBX1 gene encoding T-box transcription factor TBX1 isoform X1 codes for the protein MISAVSSPWLTQLSHFCDVAAFTASSLSSLGAAGGFPGAASPGADPYGPREPPPPRYEPCAAAAAAAAAPGAPGPPPPPHAYPFAPAAGAATSAAAEPEGPGASCAASAKAPVKKNAKVASVSVQLEMKALWDEFNQLGTEMIVTKAGRRMFPTFQVKLFGMDPMADYMLLMDFVPVDDKRYRYAFHSSSWLVAGKADPATPGRVHYHPDSPAKGAQWMKQIVSFDKLKLTNNLLDDNGHIILNSMHRYQPRFHVVYVDPRKDSEKYAEENFKTFVFEETRFTAVTAYQNHRITQLKIASNPFAKGFRDCDPEDWPRNHRPGALPLMSAFARSRNPVASPTQPNGAEKDAAEARREFERDAGVPAVLGDPAHPPQLLARVLSPALPGAGGAGGLVPLPGAPGGRPSPPHPELRLETPGASEPLHHHPYKYPAAAYDHYLGAKSRPAPYPLPGLRGHGYHPHPHAHPHHHHPAVSPAAAAAAAAAAAAAAAAANMYSSAGAAPPGSYDYCPR
- the TBX1 gene encoding T-box transcription factor TBX1 isoform X2, translated to MHFSTVTRDMEAFTASSLSSLGAAGGFPGAASPGADPYGPREPPPPRYEPCAAAAAAAAAPGAPGPPPPPHAYPFAPAAGAATSAAAEPEGPGASCAASAKAPVKKNAKVASVSVQLEMKALWDEFNQLGTEMIVTKAGRRMFPTFQVKLFGMDPMADYMLLMDFVPVDDKRYRYAFHSSSWLVAGKADPATPGRVHYHPDSPAKGAQWMKQIVSFDKLKLTNNLLDDNGHIILNSMHRYQPRFHVVYVDPRKDSEKYAEENFKTFVFEETRFTAVTAYQNHRITQLKIASNPFAKGFRDCDPEDWPRNHRPGALPLMSAFARSRNPVASPTQPNGAEKDAAEARREFERDAGVPAVLGDPAHPPQLLARVLSPALPGAGGAGGLVPLPGAPGGRPSPPHPELRLETPGASEPLHHHPYKYPAAAYDHYLGAKSRPAPYPLPGLRGHGYHPHPHAHPHHHHPAVSPAAAAAAAAAAAAAAAAANMYSSAGAAPPGSYDYCPR